TCCGGCAAGCTCGGAGAAGAGGAACCACCTTTCAAGCGGTCGAAGCAGCTCTTAAAAGCTTGCCATCAACCTCCACCCGGAGGGCTCGAGTGGGTTTCAAGCACTAATTAGTGTGGATGACCACACCTCGACAATGGAGGAAGATCCCATTAGCCATCCGGATGCGGGCTTAGGGAGTGGAGCGGAATTGAATGAGTCTGTCAACCACCTTAGCTCAGATGAAGATCTTCTCTCGCCTTGTCAATCACCGAAGGCCCCTCCAGATCTATCGCCGAAGGCTCCTCCAACGAAAAACATGGAGGAGAACACCCAGGACAAGCCGCTCGTGCTTCCTCCTGACCCACCTCCTCCCGGCGGCTCGAGCGGCTCCCTCTCGAGCCGTCGCAAGCCTCCGAAAGGAGGTAACCCTTCCTCGTTTCCTCTTTTGTACATATGTATATAGGTTGCTGGAATATTAGAGGTATGGTTGATTCGACTAGACAAGCGGAGATTCGTAATTTTATTACTTCGAACCACTTGTGCTGTGTTGGTTTGGTGGAAATTAAGGTGCCACAGGATCGCTTTAACTCCATTTCCGAAGATCTATTGAGAGGTTGGTGTTGGACTGCAAACTATGACTTCTTCCCCAGGGGTAGAATTTGGGTCGGATGGGACCCCATGAGAGTCAAGTTTGAAACCTTCTCTCTTTCCAAGCAGGCAATTCATGGGAACCTTGAGACCCTAGACTCTGGGGTGGCTTGCtgtgtttcttttgtttatggAGATCACTCCTTTTCCCTGAGGAGACCGCTGTGGGAAGACATCATCATGAAAAGCACCCATCTCCGAGACACTCCTTGGCTTGTCTTGGGGGACTTCAATGCTATTAAGGATCCATCGGACCGGGTCGGTGGCTCCGAAGATTGGCTCCCTTGTTTCAATGAGTTTGGACAGTGCTTGGAGCAAGCTGAGCTAGAAGACTTGAGGTTCGTTGGGTTTAGATACACTTGGACTACGTCTTCAGGGCATACTAGGAAAGCAAGGAAGATTGACGGGGTTCTAGTGAATGCAAAGTGGAGCTTGGATCTATCTTACTCTGAAgcctccttccttcctcctgGAATCTCAGACCACTCGCCTATGGTGGTGAAGATTCTTAATCCGACTCATACAAGGAAGCCCTTCAAGTTCTTCGACTTCTGGATGAAGCACCCGGAGTTCAAAGAAATTGTCTCACAAGTGTGGAATGAGCCGGGGAATGGTTTCCCTATGTACAAGCTTGTCTCTAAACTCAAGGCTCTCAAATGTCGGCTTAAGCAACTCAACAGAGATTCCTTCTCTAATATATCTGCTAGAACTCTTGATGCGCGGAAGATGATGGAGGCCACCCAAGCAGAATTACAACTAAATCCCTTTTCTACCGACCTTGCTGAAGTGGAGAAAAGCCAAAGATGTATCTTTGCGAGCTGCGCTCTCGGAAGAGTCCTTCTACAGCAAAAGTCCGGGGTTAGATGGCTCAAGGAGGGAGAccgaaataccaaattcttccatCAATATGTCAACAAAAGACAGTTGAGGAACAGAGTCCTATCCGTCCTCGACTCTTCGGGGAACATACTGACGGAGCCACACCTGGTGCAACGAAGGTTTGTAGAGTTCTTTGAGGACCTCTTGATGCCACAAGAGGAGATTATTAGACCTTCGTTAGAGGACTTGAGAGAGGTTATCCAACATCCACTTTCGATTGATCAGGCTGCTCTTCTTGCTCAACCCGATTCGAGAGATAGAGATCCGGAACACTATCTTCTCTTTGCCCAAGAAAAAGGCTCCCGGGCCGGATGGTTTCACGGCGGAGTTTTCAAA
This genomic stretch from Eucalyptus grandis isolate ANBG69807.140 chromosome 3, ASM1654582v1, whole genome shotgun sequence harbors:
- the LOC120291688 gene encoding uncharacterized protein LOC120291688; translated protein: MEEDPISHPDAGLGSGAELNESVNHLSSDEDLLSPCQSPKAPPDLSPKAPPTKNMEENTQDKPLVLPPDPPPPGGSSGSLSSRRKPPKGGCWNIRGMVDSTRQAEIRNFITSNHLCCVGLVEIKVPQDRFNSISEDLLRGWCWTANYDFFPRGRIWVGWDPMRVKFETFSLSKQAIHGNLETLDSGVACCVSFVYGDHSFSLRRPLWEDIIMKSTHLRDTPWLVLGDFNAIKDPSDRVGGSEDWLPCFNEFGQCLEQAELEDLRFVGFRYTWTTSSGHTRKARKIDGVLVNAKWSLDLSYSEASFLPPGISDHSPMVVKILNPTHTRKPFKFFDFWMKHPEFKEIVSQVWNEPGNGFPMYKLVSKLKALKCRLKQLNRDSFSNISARTLDARKMMEATQAELQLNPFSTDLAEVEKSQRCIFASCALGRVLLQQKSGVRWLKEGDRNTKFFHQYVNKRQLRNRVLSVLDSSGNILTEPHLVQRRFVEFFEDLLMPQEEIIRPSLEDLREVIQHPLSIDQAALLAQPDSRDRDPEHYLLFAQEKGSRAGWFHGGVFKENGTR